A portion of the Hydractinia symbiolongicarpus strain clone_291-10 chromosome 10, HSymV2.1, whole genome shotgun sequence genome contains these proteins:
- the LOC130662654 gene encoding nucleosome assembly protein 1-like 1: MSGEPEAGGEHDVQIDSTTGLTASDLMSNPQIMAAVQAKLNGLMGVGTGFIETLPECVKRRINALKNIQVECAKLEGKFYEEAHLLEMKYAELFKPLYDKRNDIVNAVHEPNDEEATWVEPGEDNEEEEEEEKKKAEEEEKAKAVDENKEKTEEEKIAEDVLNKLKMDENTKGIPEFWLIAMKNVELLEEMIQEHDEEILKHLIDIKLIFTGKKDDGSSDDSEMGFVLEFQFSPNEYFTNTALTKTYKMKSEPDVDDPFSFEGPDIVSCTGCKIDWQKGKNITQKQVKKKQKHKGRGQTRVVTKTVQNDSFFNFFDPPEVPENVDEDDIDEETEAILAADFEIGHFFRERLIPKAVLFYTGEAIEEDSDDEDDELDDDEDDDDDDGDDDDENDPDFKPGEKPQECQQQ, from the exons ATGTCTGGTGAACCTGAAGCAGGAGGAGAACATGATGTTCAAATAGACA GTACTACTGGTCTTACTGCATCTGATTTGATGTCAAATCCACAAATCATGGCTGCTGTGCAGGCAAAACTAAATGGTTTAATGGGAGTGGGTACAGGTTTCATTGAAACTTTACCAGAGTGTGTAAAAAGAAGAATTAATGCGCTGAAAAATATTCAAGTTGAATGTGCCAAATTAGAGGGGAAATTTTATGAAGAAGCTCACCTGCTTGAAATGAAATATGCTGAACTTTTTAAGCCATTGTATGACAAACGAAATGATATTGTCAATGCTGTACATGAACCAAACGATGAAGAAGCAACTTGGGTTGAACCAGGTGAGGATAAcgaagaggaagaagaagaagaaaagaagaaagcagaggaagaagaaaaagcaaaagcagtggatgaaaacaaagaaaaaactgaGGAAGAAAAGATTGCTGAGGATGttcttaataaattaaaaatggatGAAAATACTAAGGGCATTCCAGAATTTTGGCTTATTGCAATGAAAAATGTCGAATTACTGGAGGAAATGAttcag GAACATGATGAAGAGATCCTAAAGCATCTTATCGATATTAAACTaatttttactggtaaaaaagaTGATGGAAGTTCTGATGATTCAGAAATG GGATTTGTGTTAGAGTTTCAGTTTTCTCCAAACGAGTACTTCACAAATACA GCACtcacaaaaacatacaaaatgAAATCAGAACCTGATGTAGATGATCCGTTTTCATTTGAGGGACCTGATATTGTCTCATGTACTGG ATGCAAAATAGACTGGCAAAAGGGGAAAAATATAACTCAAAAACAAGTAAAGAAGAAGCAAAAGCATAAAG GTCGTGGTCAAACACGTGTAGTAACAAAGACTGTCCAAAATGActcgtttttcaatttcttcGATCCACCAGAAG TTCCTGAGAATGTTGACGAAGATGACATT GATGAGGAGACTGAAGCAATTCTTGCTGCAGACTTTGAGATCGGTCATTTCTTCCGAGAAAGATTGATTCCAAAG gcTGTTTTGTTTTACACTGgtgaagctatagaagaagacAGTGATGATGAAGACGATGAG ctcGATGATGACGAG gacgatgatgatgacgatggtGATGACGATGACGAAAATGACCCAGATTTTAAACCT gGTGAAAAACCTCAAGAGTGTCAGCAACAATGA
- the LOC130662652 gene encoding eukaryotic translation initiation factor 4 gamma 2-like, with amino-acid sequence MLGNIKFIGELGKLELVQEAILHKCIQQLLAKKKKVSLVDMAEDIECLCQIITTIGKRLDTPKAKNIMDQYFDRIYVLSESEELPSRIRFMLQDVLTLRKHKWVPRRIQQENGPRSVTQMRWEMMGPMMPPPFPFFPSGMVPPGMMPNMPMPPFAANGGPMPWLNDSMLAGGIMPPSMDPKLTEFTDDTKDIFGKPVQKQPTASKYSGSASKLQAKPDLFEPHYMKSKGSSASKAAISALHMYNNPQLKTQNTHRTNMVADEKESTKTRSSAINRNNPWNVDPFMPHYKKPAVFPVNDEAVKSDQAKVSKVPLSGLPHTSRSNGLNPYNNKSSNKDGEISLRPSSFLSKKDEKPKTTFAKVEDLPANMQQFTNLTINDKTNKTKKTGLTKADIDQKIVAMIGQYRQDADIEKVCNELQSLATNLKYSKMVAKQFLHFSTNQEDKDWEMLANICVECGKKFIISEDTFLNTFTQLFDDAKVMEKAIGKEFISTFAAIFIHNDLMSLTSFVEHFQDGRHYPIVLLCFAYMCEKNGREWLENTYKQSKIDLRLTFPKDSRSDDDVLKTVDEKNLTFLFPHLCLKEELLNLIKQDKPEDSLISWVENNVANKVEKKLLIHMIVICAVAVATQETFSNSDLTQKPDKELQEKEKDILEGLKNLLKNNIGSDAALQLEAIYALQIFCCEKSFPKEMLLRLFILFYNLEIVEEDVFLKWKEDINDSYPGKGNSLFQVNNWLQWLETADEEDEEEDEEEG; translated from the exons atgttgggAAATATTAAATTCATCG gAGAACTTGGTAAGTTGGAGCTTGTACAAGAAGCCATCTTGCACAAATGTATTCAACAG CTGCTTGCTAAGAAAAAGAAAGTTTCATTGGTTGATATGGCAGAGGATATTGAATGCTTGTGtcaaataataacaacaatcgGTAAACGGTTAGATACACCAAAGGCGAAG AATATTATGGACCAATATTTTGACAGAATATATGTATTGTCTGAATCTGAAGAGCTTCCATCACGCATAAGATTTATGTTGCAAGATGTTCTTACACTTCGGAAGCACAAG tgGGTGCCAAGGCGAATCCAGCAGGAAAATGGACCAAGATCTGTAACACAGATGAGATGGGAAATGATGGGG CCAATGATGCCTCCCCCATTTCCATTTTTCCCTTCTGGAATGGTTCCACCAGGAATGATGCCTAACATGCCGATGCCACCTTTTGCTGCAAATGGTGGACCCATGCCTTGGCTGAATGATTCAATGCTTGCTGGCGGAATCATGCCACCATCAATGGATCCAAAGCTTACTGAATTTACAGATGATACAAAAGATATTTTTGGTAAACCTGTTCAAAAACAACCTACAGCTAGTAAATACTCTGGTTCTGCATCTAAATTACAAGCCAAACCAGATCTTTTTGAACCACA ctACATGAAATCGAAGGGAAGCAGTGCATCAAAAGCAGCCATTTCTGCCTTGCATATGTACAATAACCCACAACTGAAAACACAAAACACCCACAGAACAAACATGGTAGcagatgaaaaagaaagtacaaagacACGCTCATCTGCAATTAACAGGAATAACCCATGGAATGTGGATCCATTCATGCCACATTACAAGAAACCAGCTGTTTTCCCCGTAAACGATGAAGCTGTTAAATCTGACCAGGCTAAAGTTTCCAAAGTACCGTTATCAGGATTGCCCCACA CTAGTAGATCAAATGGATTGAATCCATACAACAACAAATCATCTAACAAAGATGGAGAG ATAAGTCTGAGACCATCGtcatttttaagcaaaaaagatgaaaaaccCAAAACGACATTTGCAAAAGTTGAG gaCTTACCAGCTAACATGCAACAATTCACCAATCTTACTATCAATGACAAAACAAACAAGACTAAAAAAACTGGATTGACAAAAGCAGACATTGACCAGAAAATC GTGGCCATGATAGGTCAATATCGTCAGGATGCggacattgaaaaagtttgCAATGAACTTCAGTCACTTGCTACTAATTTGAAGTATTCCAAAATGGTGGCGAAACAGTTTCTTCATTTTTCGACCAATCAAGAGGATAAAGATTGGGAAATGTTGGCAAATATTTGTGTGGAGTGTGGTAAAAAGTTTATCATCTCTGAAGACACCTTTCTTAAT ACTTTTACCCAGCTTTTTGACGATGCCAAAGTGATGGAAAAAGCTATTGGAAAAGAATTCATTTCAACGTTCGCAGCTATCTTTATACATAAT GATTTAATGTCATTGACCAGTTTTGTTGAGCATTTCCAAGATGGTCGCCACTACCCGATAGTCTTGCTATGTTTTGCATACATGTGCGAAAAGAATGGAAGG GAGTGGTTGGAAAATACCTATAAACAATCAAAGATAGATCTACGTTTGACTTTTCCAAAGGACTCCCGTAGCGATGATGACGTTCTGAAAACAGTGGAcgaaaag AATTTAACATTCCTGTTTCCTCACCTATGCTTAAAAGAAGAGCTTTTAAATTTGATTAAGCAAGATAAACCTGAAGACTCTCTTATCAGTTGGGTCGAG AACAATGTCGCGAACAAAGTGGAGAAAAAGTTACTTATCCATATGATAGTTATTTGTGCGGTTGCTGTAGCAACGCAGGAAACATTTTCAAACAGCGACCTTACACAAAAGCCTGATAAAGAACTgcaagagaaagaaaaagacaTTTTAGAAGGAttgaaaaatttattgaaaaataacATCGGCTCTGATGCCGCGTTGCAGCTGGAAGCTATCTATGCCTTGCAAATATTTTGTTGCGAGAAGTCATTTCCTAAAg aaaTGTTATTGCGTTTATTTATCCTCTTCTACAATTTGGAGATAGTTGAGGaagatgtatttttaaaatggaaagaaGACATCAATGATTCATATCCAGGAAAAGGCAATTCTTTATTTCAG GTGAACAATTGGTTGCAGTGGTTAGAAACTGCAGacgaagaagatgaagaagaagacGAAGAAGAAGGTTGA
- the LOC130662661 gene encoding uncharacterized protein LOC130662661, with protein MSRENSFSTTDGQFIEELRTIESSNNGTIESSSTFSKDFSQTQTTSLRQIVLSSTESFQKIQNVRFAFNPKHYEKFYDCTVELKENTEDKSLIYYTDKETGEIKSFSTKESWLICQLSKYGANLHRIIRFVIHNTFEFISKSSWVENGVYQIFI; from the exons ATGTCAAGAGAAAACTCTTTTTCAACTACCGATGGTCAATTTATTGAAGAACTAAGAACCATAGAAAGTTCAAATAATGGTACAATCGAATCAAGCAGTACGTTTTCCAAAGATTTCTCCCAAACACAAACTACGAGTCTTCGACAAATAGTTTTAAGTAGTACAGAATCTTTTCAAAAAATCCAAAACGTTCGATTTGCGTTTAATCCAAAACATTACGAAAAATTCTATGATTGTACTGTGGAACTGAAAGAAAATACAGAAGACAAATCGCTTATTTATTATACTGACAAGGAAACTGGCGAGATAAAGTCTTTTTCCACGAAAGAAAG ctgGTTGATCTGCCAACTGAGCAAATACGGAGCTAACCTGCATCGTATAATCAGGTTTGTGATACACAATACTttcgagtttatctcaaagagctcttggGTCGAGAATGGTGTCTACcaaatttttatataa